The Setaria viridis chromosome 6, Setaria_viridis_v4.0, whole genome shotgun sequence genome includes the window TTAATGGTgatttcatatttatgtttcgaaaatgctacataattttttttattaaatttagGGTTGAAATAGATTAATATAACGCATTGGTTACCTTAGAAATAATGTATACAGGGTTTCATTCCATAAaactcatttcacctctttCTGCATTAACTCTTTGCTAcatcataaaaaatatttaatgagaatgaaatTCTCATTGAGAATATCCTTAATTACATTTGCACAAATTCTTTGAGCCTCTCCTCACGTACAGAATTTGGTGGGAATGGCTGAGCACAATTCTAGCGGCGTGCACTACTTTGCATACAAGTTTGGAGCTCATTTGCCTCAGAATGGTTGACGCGTGCAGCGTGCTCATCTCTGCACCGGTGTGCCTGTGCTGTGACTTTCTGCTACTCGATCGAGTTTGGCATCGCAGATGCATGCTTGCGCTTCTCAACACTACGGCATTGCCGCGAATTATATACCAGGTTTAGTTAGATcggcaatatatatatatatagatccGGTTTAGTTAAATGGTAATCACCATCACGTTGACCGCAACGTTGGCCTGAATGGAAAGCAGCCCCACGGCATGGAATATGTGATTACCTCAACACGAGGGCCGCGACATCTCTTCAAAAGCCATGTACCCTAGCCATAGGTAGGGGTGGTAAAGGATTCTCTAATTTAGCCTTGTAAATTTAAGGAGCGAGTTTTATAAGGATCGGACTAAAATACTATGTGATTTGAGCTAATGATCGTGTGATTACCGCAACATGAGGGCTGCGACGTCTCTATAAAGTCCATGTACTGGCTAGGTAGGGGTGGTAAAAGATCTTTTAATTTAGCCTatcaaatttaaggatcgggtTTAATAAGGACCGAGCTAAAATACTATATAATTTTGAGCTAAAGATAGTTAGTTAAATGCTAATCACCATCCCGTTTGACTGCGATGTTGGCCTAAATGGAAGCAGCCCCACGGCATGGAATATGTGATTATGGCAACACGAGGGCCACGACGTCTCTATAAAGTTCATGTACCCTGGCTAGGTAGGGGTGGTAAAGgactctaatttagcctagcaaatttatgGATCGCACTTAATAAGGATCGTGCTAAAAtactatgtgattttgagctaaAGATAGATTGGATGCACAAGTATATTAATGTTGTCTAATAAGCGGCCTCATGCATTGACATATAATCTTGAGATGACTTAACAAACAACCTATACAATACAATAGGTTAACAAACAATATTATCTCATGGCAATTCTATTTCCATAATTTAGgcatgaaaaaaagaaatattatgagttacATGGCAACCACAACTTGTACAATGGTGGAATAGTCATCTCATAATCATAAAATCTAGCCTCCGAGaaggttgtttcgcgaaacaactatttctttctctctcctcaccctCTCTCCACAATAACAAAAAAATCCCACGACTTATGAAGCTACTAAGGTGTAGCAATGTACATACTCTTATGAAATAGGCGCAAAATGTTGAAGTTTTGTGACTATTACTAGCTCAAAATTTTTGTAGTTATGTGAAATTTACTTAAAAAAATCAAGCTATTGAGAACTAGAATCAGCCTTGTATTGCGCCCGAATCCCGATCTATCAACCTTTACCGAGCATGTGGGAAATTTCGATGGCTCAATGCTCAATGCTGCGCCTGATCTTACCGAGCATGTGGCAAATCTTCTTCACCGCAAGGCCGTCCACTAAACCCGGCTAGTTCAGTGGCTCTCTGCTCGCTCCTTAATATAGGCATCCTCCTGACTCCTCTTCCATGCACGAGACCAGGTCTCCTCCGCAGCGACCACCGCACAAGACGGCCACCGCCCATCTCCACATATACTTTCCCCTCTCGCCTCCATACTTGGTTTACAAACCATAGAAATCAGAGCAGCTCGCCGCGTGTGGCGGGCGCCGGCCGGGTGATCGATCGAGCGTGCCATGGGCACGTAATAACAATCGTTTCGAGCGGGCGAGTGAGCGAGCGGGGGACGGGGGGAAGATGTCGAACCCGCCGCCGAAGAAGGCGATCCGGaaccccggccccggcgccggcgggccgtcgtcggcggggggcggcggacCGCGAGGGCCGGCGGGGAACACGGTGAAGTTCGCGCGGCGGACGTCGAGCGGGCGGTACGTGAGCCTGTCCCGCGAGGACATCGACATGGAGGGCGAGCTCGCCGCGGACTACACCAACTACACGGTGCAGATCCCGCCCACGCCCGACAACCAGCCGATGGGggacggcgcggaggcggcggcgtccgtgGCCATGCGCGCCGAGGAGCAGTATGTCTCCAACTCCCTCTTCACCGGCGGCTTCAACAGCGTCACGCGCGCCCACCTCATGGACAAGGTGATCGAGTCCGAGGTCACCCACCCGCAGATGGCGGGTTCCAGGGGCTCCCGCTGCGCCATGCCCGCCTGCGACGGCAAGGTCATGCgcgacgagcgcggcgaggacaTCGACCCCTGCGAGTGCCGCTTCAAGATCTGCCGCGACTGCTACCTCGACGCGCAGAAGGACGGCTGCCTCTGCCCCGGGTGCAAGGAGCACTACAAGATCGGCGAGTACGCCGACGACGACCCCGACGACGCCTCGGCGGGGAAGCACTACCTCCCGGCACCGGGCGGCGGCATGAGCGCCAACAGCAAGTCCCTGCTGGCGCGGAACCAGAACGGCGAGTTCGACCACAACCGCTGGCTCTTCGAGAGCTCGGGGACATACGGCTACGGCAACGCCTTCTGGCCCAAGGGCGGCATGTACGATGACGACCTCAACGACGagggcggccccggcggcggcggcggaggagattTGCCGGAGCAGAAGCCGTTCAAGCCGCTGACGCGCAAGATACCGATGCCGACGTCCATCATCAGCCCGTACCGGATCTTCATCGTGATCCGGATGTTCGTGCTCCTCTTCTACTTGACGTGGCGCATCCAGAACCCCAACATGGAGGCGCTGTGGCTGTGGGGCATGTCCATCGTTTGCGAGCTCTGGTTCGCCTTCTCCTGGCTGCTGGACATGCTCCCGAAGGTGAACCCCGTCAACCGGAGCACCGACCTCGCCGTGCTCAAGGAAAAGTTCGagacgccgtcgccgtccaACCCGCACGGCCGCTCCGACCTGCCGGGGCTCGACGTGTTCGTGTCCACGGCCGACCCGGAGAAGGAGCCCGTGCtcaccacggccaccaccatcctctccatcctcgccgccgactACCCCGTCGAGAAGCTCGCCTGCTACGTCtctgacgacggcggcgcgctgctGACCTTCGAGGCCATGGCGGAGGCCGCCAGCTTCGCCAACATATGGGTGCCTTTCTGCAAGAAGCACGACATCGAGCCACGCCAGCCGGACAGCTACTTCAGCATCAAGGGCGACCCCACCAAGGGCAAGCGGCGGTCGGACTTCGTCAAGGACCGCCGCAAGGTGAAGCGGGAGTTCGACGAGTTCAAGGTGCGCATCAACGGCCTTCCCGActccatccgccgccgctccgacgCCTTCAACGCCCGCGAGGACATGAAGATGCTCAAGCACCTCCGCGAGACCGGCGCCGACCCCGCCGAGCAGCCCAAGGTCAAGAAGGCCACGTGGATGGCCGACGGCACGCACTGGCCGGGCACCTGGGCCGCGTCGGCCCCCGACCACGCCAAGGGCAACCACGCCGGCATCCTGCAGGCATTTTCTACATCGCATTAATTTTCTACtatatatttttctcattttctgtTGCTCCCGATCACAGTGGATGCATGGCAGGTGATGCTgaagccgccgtcgccggaccCTCTGTACGGGATGCACGACGAGGAGCAGCTGATCGACTTCAGCGACGTGGACATCCGGCTGCCGATGCTGGTATACATGTCCCGCGAGAAGCGCCCCGGGTACGACCACAACAAGAAGGCCGGCGCCATGAACGCCCTGGTGCGGTGCTCCGCCGTGATGTCCAACGGGCCCTTCATCCTCAACTTCGACTGCGACCACTACATCAACAACGCGCAGGCGATCCGCGAGGCCATGTGCTTCGTCAtggaccgcggcggcgagcgcatcGCCTACATCCAGTTCCCACAGCGGTTCGAGGGCATCGACCCCTCCGACCGCTACGCAAACAACAACACCGTCTTCTTCGACGGCAACATGCGCGCCCTCGACGGCCTGCAGGGCCCCATGTACGTCGGCACCGGGTGCATGTTCCGCCGCTTCGCGCTCTACGGCTTCGACCCGCCGCGCACCGCCGAGTACACCGGCTTGctcttcaagaagaagaaggtgtcgtcgtcgtcgtcgtcgtcgttcagGGACCCGGAGACGACGGCGGTGGACACGCAGTCGCTCAAGCCCGAGGACTTCGATGCCGAGCTCACGTCGATGCTGGTGCCCCGGAGGTTCGGCAACTCGTCGGCGCTGATGGCGTCCATCCCGGTGGC containing:
- the LOC117861806 gene encoding cellulose synthase-like protein D3 isoform X2, giving the protein MSNPPPKKAIRNPGPGAGGPSSAGGGGPRGPAGNTVKFARRTSSGRYVSLSREDIDMEGELAADYTNYTVQIPPTPDNQPMGDGAEAAASVAMRAEEQYVSNSLFTGGFNSVTRAHLMDKVIESEVTHPQMAGSRGSRCAMPACDGKVMRDERGEDIDPCECRFKICRDCYLDAQKDGCLCPGCKEHYKIGEYADDDPDDASAGKHYLPAPGGGMSANSKSLLARNQNGEFDHNRWLFESSGTYGYGNAFWPKGGMYDDDLNDEGGPGGGGGGDLPEQKPFKPLTRKIPMPTSIISPYRIFIVIRMFVLLFYLTWRIQNPNMEALWLWGMSIVCELWFAFSWLLDMLPKVNPVNRSTDLAVLKEKFETPSPSNPHGRSDLPGLDVFVSTADPEKEPVLTTATTILSILAADYPVEKLACYVSDDGGALLTFEAMAEAASFANIWVPFCKKHDIEPRQPDSYFSIKGDPTKGKRRSDFVKDRRKVKREFDEFKVRINGLPDSIRRRSDAFNAREDMKMLKHLRETGADPAEQPKVKKATWMADGTHWPGTWAASAPDHAKGNHAGILQVMLKPPSPDPLYGMHDEEQLIDFSDVDIRLPMLVYMSREKRPGYDHNKKAGAMNALVRCSAVMSNGPFILNFDCDHYINNAQAIREAMCFVMDRGGERIAYIQFPQRFEGIDPSDRYANNNTVFFDGNMRALDGLQGPMYVGTGCMFRRFALYGFDPPRTAEYTGLLFKKKKTTAVDTQSLKPEDFDAELTSMLVPRRFGNSSALMASIPVAEFQARPLADHPAVRHGRPPGALTVPRPPLDPPTVAEAVSVISCWYEDKTEWGDRVGWIYGSVTEDVVSGYRMHNRGWRSVYCIPKRDAFLGTAPINLTDRLHQVLRWATGSVEIFFSRNNAFLASRRLMFLQRVAYLNVGIYPFTSIFLLVYCFIPALSLFSGFFIVQTLNVAFLCYLLTITVTLIALGVLEVKWSGIALEDWWRNEQFWLISGTSAHLYAVVQGLLKVMAGIEISFTLTAKAAADENEDIYADLYVVKWSSLLIPPITIGMINIIAIAFAFARTVYSDNPRWGKFIGGGFFSFWVLAHLYPFAKGLMGRRGKTPTIVFVWSGLISITISLLWVAISPPEATAGGRAAGFQFP
- the LOC117861806 gene encoding cellulose synthase-like protein D3 isoform X3, with the translated sequence MSNPPPKKAIRNPGPGAGGPSSAGGGGPRGPAGNTVKFARRTSSGRYVSLSREDIDMEGELAADYTNYTVQIPPTPDNQPMGDGAEAAASVAMRAEEQYVSNSLFTGGFNSVTRAHLMDKVIESEVTHPQMAGSRGSRCAMPACDGKVMRDERGEDIDPCECRFKICRDCYLDAQKDGCLCPGCKEHYKIGEYADDDPDDASAGKHYLPAPGGGMSANSKSLLARNQNGEFDHNRWLFESSGTYGYGNAFWPKGGMYDDDLNDEGGPGGGGGGDLPEQKPFKPLTRKIPMPTSIISPYRIFIVIRMFVLLFYLTWRIQNPNMEALWLWGMSIVCELWFAFSWLLDMLPKVNPVNRSTDLAVLKEKFETPSPSNPHGRSDLPGLDVFVSTADPEKEPVLTTATTILSILAADYPVEKLACYVSDDGGALLTFEAMAEAASFANIWVPFCKKHDIEPRQPDSYFSIKGDPTKGKRRSDFVKDRRKVKREFDEFKVRINGLPDSIRRRSDAFNAREDMKMLKHLRETGADPAEQPKVKKATWMADGTHWPGTWAASAPDHAKGNHAGILQVMLKPPSPDPLYGMHDEEQLIDFSDVDIRLPMLVYMSREKRPGYDHNKKAGAMNALVRCSAVMSNGPFILNFDCDHYINNAQAIREAMCFVMDRGGERIAYIQFPQRFEGIDPSDRYANNNTVFFDGNMRALDGLQGPMYVGTGCMFRRFALYGFDPPRTAEDPETTAVDTQSLKPEDFDAELTSMLVPRRFGNSSALMASIPVAEFQARPLADHPAVRHGRPPGALTVPRPPLDPPTVAEAVSVISCWYEDKTEWGDRVGWIYGSVTEDVVSGYRMHNRGWRSVYCIPKRDAFLGTAPINLTDRLHQVLRWATGSVEIFFSRNNAFLASRRLMFLQRVAYLNVGIYPFTSIFLLVYCFIPALSLFSGFFIVQTLNVAFLCYLLTITVTLIALGVLEVKWSGIALEDWWRNEQFWLISGTSAHLYAVVQGLLKVMAGIEISFTLTAKAAADENEDIYADLYVVKWSSLLIPPITIGMINIIAIAFAFARTVYSDNPRWGKFIGGGFFSFWVLAHLYPFAKGLMGRRGKTPTIVFVWSGLISITISLLWVAISPPEATAGGRAAGFQFP
- the LOC117861806 gene encoding cellulose synthase-like protein D3 isoform X1; the protein is MSNPPPKKAIRNPGPGAGGPSSAGGGGPRGPAGNTVKFARRTSSGRYVSLSREDIDMEGELAADYTNYTVQIPPTPDNQPMGDGAEAAASVAMRAEEQYVSNSLFTGGFNSVTRAHLMDKVIESEVTHPQMAGSRGSRCAMPACDGKVMRDERGEDIDPCECRFKICRDCYLDAQKDGCLCPGCKEHYKIGEYADDDPDDASAGKHYLPAPGGGMSANSKSLLARNQNGEFDHNRWLFESSGTYGYGNAFWPKGGMYDDDLNDEGGPGGGGGGDLPEQKPFKPLTRKIPMPTSIISPYRIFIVIRMFVLLFYLTWRIQNPNMEALWLWGMSIVCELWFAFSWLLDMLPKVNPVNRSTDLAVLKEKFETPSPSNPHGRSDLPGLDVFVSTADPEKEPVLTTATTILSILAADYPVEKLACYVSDDGGALLTFEAMAEAASFANIWVPFCKKHDIEPRQPDSYFSIKGDPTKGKRRSDFVKDRRKVKREFDEFKVRINGLPDSIRRRSDAFNAREDMKMLKHLRETGADPAEQPKVKKATWMADGTHWPGTWAASAPDHAKGNHAGILQVMLKPPSPDPLYGMHDEEQLIDFSDVDIRLPMLVYMSREKRPGYDHNKKAGAMNALVRCSAVMSNGPFILNFDCDHYINNAQAIREAMCFVMDRGGERIAYIQFPQRFEGIDPSDRYANNNTVFFDGNMRALDGLQGPMYVGTGCMFRRFALYGFDPPRTAEYTGLLFKKKKVSSSSSSSFRDPETTAVDTQSLKPEDFDAELTSMLVPRRFGNSSALMASIPVAEFQARPLADHPAVRHGRPPGALTVPRPPLDPPTVAEAVSVISCWYEDKTEWGDRVGWIYGSVTEDVVSGYRMHNRGWRSVYCIPKRDAFLGTAPINLTDRLHQVLRWATGSVEIFFSRNNAFLASRRLMFLQRVAYLNVGIYPFTSIFLLVYCFIPALSLFSGFFIVQTLNVAFLCYLLTITVTLIALGVLEVKWSGIALEDWWRNEQFWLISGTSAHLYAVVQGLLKVMAGIEISFTLTAKAAADENEDIYADLYVVKWSSLLIPPITIGMINIIAIAFAFARTVYSDNPRWGKFIGGGFFSFWVLAHLYPFAKGLMGRRGKTPTIVFVWSGLISITISLLWVAISPPEATAGGRAAGFQFP